GAAGGCGACAAACTGGCCCTGGAGTATCTGATCAGCAAGTACCGCAATTTCGTGCGTGCCAAGGCTCGTTCGTACTTTTTGGTGGGCGCGGACAGGGAGGACATCATCCAGGAAGGGATGATCGGGCTTTACAAAGCCATCCGGGACTTCCGGGCGGACAAGCTGGCATCCTTTCGGGCTTTTGCGGAACTTTGCGTGACCCGCCAGATGATTACCGCCATCAAGACGGCGACCCGCCAGAAGCATATCCCGCTCAACTCTTACGTCTCCTTGAACAAGCCCATCTACGACGAGGAATCCGACCGGACGCTCATGGACGTCATCACCAGCACGCGCATCTCCGATCCCGAAG
Above is a window of Bacillota bacterium DNA encoding:
- the sigH gene encoding RNA polymerase sporulation sigma factor SigH, whose protein sequence is MGAIRVGVFAHRDYYDVYAALSDEEVAEYAKEGDKLALEYLISKYRNFVRAKARSYFLVGADREDIIQEGMIGLYKAIRDFRADKLASFRAFAELCVTRQMITAIKTATRQKHIPLNSYVSLNKPIYDEESDRTLMDVITSTRISDPE